A genomic region of Lodderomyces elongisporus chromosome 5, complete sequence contains the following coding sequences:
- the TGL3 gene encoding triacylglycerol lipase, with translation MIRSLISQAVLPLAAFIINNTPSFIWALIEFFFDICFFWVRRLYHHFYRKDPLKEHIKQLKNVQNYTEWKATTFEIDRLTNMDLWRENFISKHYDYVLINERTKSLREARENRDFQQIMSLLRAGLIRNFGGIAQKRLFLKSYMGTKFKIEEYINEVLSCLDFLNESLNSGNGNDYVMNSKQLKLDFFHDARQSFGCTALLLQGGSLFGLCHLGVVKALYFKRLLPRVIAGSAVGAAVASLVCTLTDEDLIPILVNIEELMKNIDILNHEIDERYGNVVENVVKKGYSQDILLFLKFVRDTIGDLTFEEAYMKTRKILNIVVHPTNRSVPSLLNYITAPNVIIWTAIYASIGTGVLSDDIALYVKDFNNEIVLQTPDINVKFLKPQDVSYSTSYFQKNLSTNIQHQSPYTKLTELFNVNHFVISLARPYLAPLISNDLKHYHTSYGNVKYDKKTKTYDNGTEMTKKDIEKYAKDTGFNFMKRFKTILGMEIQHRLVVLNKLGLLNEVMKRFFIDEKPTSLQYLASIREVTIVPEVRYLVKDFSRVFDVHRTMENIPYWVLVGERSVWPLFPLLWTRCAIEFALDDLYNLHRKRG, from the coding sequence ATGATTCGACTGCTTATCAGCCAGGCTGTGCTTCCTTTAGCAGCATTCATTATAAACAATACGCCGAGTTTTATTTGGGCACTCATTGAGTTCTTCTTTGacatttgtttcttttgggTGCGCCGGTTGTATCATCATTTTTATAGGAAAGACCCACTTAAAGAGCATATCAAGCAACTAAAAAATGTCCAAAACTATACCGAATGGAAAGCCACAACATTTGAGATCGATAGGTTGACCAATATGGATCTTTGGCGCGAGAATTTCATAAGCAAACATTATGACTACGTATTAATCAATGAGCGGACTAAACTGCTTCGGGAAGCAAGAGAGAACCGGGACTTCCAGCAAATTATGTCGCTCTTAAGAGCTGGCCTCATACGTAATTTTGGAGGTATTGCACAAAAGAGGTTGTTTTTAAAGTCGTACATGGGAACAAAGTTCAAGATTGAAGAGTACATCAATGAAGTTTTGAGCTGTTTAGACTTTCTCAACGAAAGTTTGAATAGCGGCAATGGAAATGATTATGTCATGAATAGCAAGCAATTGAAGTTGGATTTTTTCCACGATGCAAGACAAAGTTTTGGATGCACAGCGTTGTTGCTACAAGGTGGCTCTCTATTTGGGTTGTGTCATTTAGGAGTGGTGAAGGCGCtttatttcaaaagatTGCTTCCACGAGTTATTGCAGGTAGTGCAGTTGGCGCGGCCGTTGCTTCATTGGTGTGTACACTCACCGATGAAGATTTGATCCCTATATTGGTCAATATTGAAGAATTGATGAAGAATATAGACATTTTGAATCACGAAATCGATGAAAGGTATGGGAATGTAGTTGAGAATGTCGTCAAGAAAGGTTACAGTCAGGacattttgttgtttttaaagTTTGTGCGCGATACTATAGGCGACTTGACTTTTGAAGAAGCATATATGAAGACGAGGAAAATTCTCAACATTGTTGTGCATCCGACCAACCGAAGTGTCCCATCTTTGCTCAACTACATAACAGCACCCAATGTGATTATATGGACAGCAATATATGCCTCAATAGGCACCGGAGTATTATCAGACGATATTGCGTTATACGTGAAGGACTTCAATAACGAAATTGTTCTACAAACTCCAGATATCAATGTGAAGTTTCTTAAACCACAAGACGTAAGCTATCTGACATCTTATTTCCAAAAGAACTTATCGACAAACATTCAACACCAGTCACCTTACACCAAATTGACGGAATTGTTTAATGTCAACCACTTTGTCATTAGTTTGGCGAGACCTTACCTTGCTCCTTTGATAAGTAATGACCTCAAACATTACCATACTTCCTATGGCAATGTCAAGTACgacaaaaagacaaagacataTGACAATGGCACGGAGATGACGAAGAAGGATATCGAAAAGTATGCAAAAGACACAggtttcaatttcatgAAACGTTTTAAAACTATTTTGGGAATGGAGATTCAACATCGATTAGTGGTTCTAAACAAATTGGGTTTACTAAATGAGGTGATGAAAAGGTTTtttattgatgaaaaacCTACATCCTTACAGTACCTCGCATCCATTCGAGAGGTTACTATAGTCCCCGAGGTAAGATACTTGGTGAAAGACTTTAGCAGAGTATTTGATGTTCACCGCACAATGGAGAACATCCCTTACTGGGTTCTTGTTGGCGAGCGTTCAGTTTGGCCCTTATTTCCGTTGCTATGGACTCGATGTGCGATTGAGTTTGCTTTGGATGATTTATACAATTTGCATAGAAAGCGTGGTTAG
- a CDS encoding uncharacterized protein (BUSCO:EOG09261FAB): MSTAATSLPSNHAESNLDHEAIKYFERAIEKEAQGLMSDAVENYRKAFRINDRVDTLYRNLKVPSAMKKLTQERGKNVGTRVDEKEVAKINVDFLIKSFANLEVDGLHMSTHEDEENMTVAQPSPLVHLPKDIWLYILEVLVITLPESWFKMSITCKKFAYIGFGSSSIWRLLCQLVYPKQRYEENEGRFEPAIPDDQLQMVSQYTGWKQMLSKRPFVKFQGCYISVINYYSEGARGESSLSWTNPVRTITYYRYLRFYPDGTVLKVLTVLPPDQVVAHLQIDNPSIPHDEKHNKESHRIYRGKWTINSDGEIHIRIDQGSVDYLIFQYYFTVKSLGINKHAKLTWNQYYAQRKEIENDDRSGEISEYSIRNEKPFKFSRVRSYQT; this comes from the coding sequence ATGAGCACTGCAGCAACTTCGTTACCGCTGAATCATGCCGAGTCAAACTTGGATCATGAAGCTATAAAGTATTTTGAGCGAGCGATAGAGAAGGAGGCACAAGGTCTAATGTCGGATGCCGTTGAGAACTACAGAAAGGCGTTTCGGATAAATGACCGGGTTGATACTCTATATCGAAACTTGAAAGTACCTTCAGCAATGAAGAAGCTTACACAGGAGAGGGGCAAGAATGTGGGAACACGAGTCGATGAAAAGGAAGTTGCAAAGATAAATGTTGACTTTTTAATAAAGAGCTTTGCTAATCTCGAAGTGGATGGTTTGCACATGAGTACCCacgaagatgaagaaaatatGACAGTTGCACAACCATCACCTTTGGTCCATCTTCCAAAGGATATCTGGCTCTATATTTTGGAGGTCTTGGTGATTACTCTTCCCGAATCGTGGTTCAAAATGTCAATTACTTGCAAGAAGTTTGCCTACATTGGATTTGGAAGCAGTTCTATATGGAGACTCTTGTGTCAACTTGTTTATCCAAAGCAAAGATATGAGGAGAATGAGGGCCGATTTGAACCGGCTATACCGGACGATCAGTTGCAGATGGTTTCGCAGTATACTGGCTGGAAACAGATGTTAAGCAAACGACCTTTTGTGAAATTTCAAGGTTGCTACATCAGTGTAATAAACTACTACAGTGAAGGTGCACGAGGCGAGTCATCTTTGTCATGGACAAACCCTGTGCGAACTATCACTTACTATAGATATCTACGCTTTTATCCTGATGGCACAGTATTAAAAGTATTGACAGTTCTTCCTCCAGATCAAGTTGTTGCACATTTACAAATTGATAATCCACTGATACCACACGACGAAAAACACAATAAAGAAAGCCACAGAATATATAGAGGGAAATGGACAATAAACTCCGACGGCGAAATTCATATCAGGATTGACCAAGGATCAGTTGATTATTTAATATTTCAATATTACTTCACTGTCAAATCTCTCGGAATCAATAAGCACGCTAAATTAACCTGGAATCAATACTATGCACAGCGCAAggagattgaaaatgatgatCGGTCTGGTGAAATATCAGAGTATTCGATTCGTAATGAGAAACCATTTAAATTCCTGAGAGTGAGAAGCTATCAAACGTAG
- the CTU1 gene encoding cytosolic thiouridylase subunit Ctu1 (BUSCO:EOG09262IZ6) yields the protein MVESSNTKKVKVSSLCELCHGRKAVMKRPKNLRKLCKECFFHVFETEVHNTIVENKLFANVENSEFPERRAVAIGASGGKDSTVLASVMKTLNERYNYGLKLVLLCIDEGIKGYRDHSLETVKMNQKEYDMPLEILSYKDLYDWTMDEVVSCAGIRSSCTYCGVLRRQALDKGAEKLGINHIVTGHNADDMAETVLLNLLRGDINRIENSTKIITDSENSVIQRSKPFAYMSQKEIVLYAHYKNLTYFSTECTYSEEAFRGECRSLFHSLSAVLPSVHTNTIYSGQQFKRKAKAMKRQNNKNNKNNKNNMADEHEVLPNGTVAIKESKRCKKCGSLASNDLCQACFLLAGLEVSRAKVSIDSEGDGAAKLSKTLEGLTF from the coding sequence ATGGTGGAAAGTTCAAATACcaaaaaagtcaaagtcTCCTCGTTGTGTGAACTTTGCCACGGTCGAAAGGCCGTGATGAAAAGACCCAAGAATCTACGCAAACTATGTAAAGAATGTTTTTTTCATGTATTTGAGACGGAAGTCCACAATACTATAGTAGAGAATAAActttttgcaaatgttgaaaataGCGAGTTCCCAGAAAGGCGGGCTGTTGCTATAGGTGCATCTGGTGGTAAAGATTCTACTGTGCTTGCGTCTGTTATGAAGACATTGAATGAAAGATACAATTATGGCCTCAAACTAGTTCTTTTGTGTATCGATGAAGGGATTAAAGGGTATCGAGATCATAGTTTAGAGACGGTGAAGATGAATCAAAAAGAGTATGACATGCCGCTTGAGATTTTATCGTACAAAGACCTTTATGACTGGACAATGGATGAGGTGGTGAGCTGTGCTGGAATCAGGTCTTCTTGTACTTATTGTGGAGTATTGAGACGCCAAGCTTTAGACAAGGGAGCAGAGAAATTGGGTATCAACCACATTGTTACCGGGCATAATGCTGACGATATGGCGGAAACAGTTTTACTTAATTTATTACGTGGTGATATCAACAGAATCGAGAATAGTACAAAGATTATTACTGATTCAGAAAATTCTGTTATACAGAGAAGCAAGCCCTTTGCTTACATGTCCCAGAAAGAGATTGTGCTCTATGCTCATTATAAGAACCTTACATATTTCAGCACGGAGTGCACATATTCTGAAGAAGCATTCAGGGGCGAGTGCCGAAGCTTATTCCATTCTTTGTCTGCAGTTCTTCCTAGCGTTCACACAAACACTATATACAGTGGCCAGCagtttaaaagaaaagccaAGGCCATGAAGAGACAAAACAATAAGAATAACAAgaataataagaataatATGGCTGACGAACATGAGGTTCTACCCAACGGTACAGTAGCAATAAAGGAGAGCAAGAGGTGTAAAAAATGTGGAAGTTTGGCTTCCAACGATCTATGCCAAGCATGCTTTTTACTTGCTGGCCTTGAAGTGAGTAGGGCGAAAGTTTCTATAGATAGTGAGGGTGATGGTGCAGCCAAATTGAGTAAGACTTTAGAAGGGTTGACGTTTTAG
- the NIP1 gene encoding Translation initiation factor 3 subunit c (BUSCO:EOG092616QN) translates to MSRFFVSGYNSESSSEEEDLLSSEEELLTSSGEENEDSDFFNDDDESSSDEEDGRPSGPAYFLKKSFLKGAGGDSDSDSDDEGRKVVKSAKEKSLDDMKASIEVINVNKRTNNWIVVLSEFEKLGKLINRANQQNFGTPKFYVKLLASLDDSITETVNNEKDDKTMKADEARAFNTLRQRVKKQIKEFQVYFDLYKDVPENFDQEDESLDSFAKNQETREETRTLSPIFHNLKLINESRGKKNIDKSEQVTTLEGLISDEASDFELISLYQSLLSVRFDASSNQSFMAIQDWRSNKRDLNNLLDILVKSKVYQLSEEGQTTDDIDIEPTANEDGVKVIYGSVTSLIDRLDDEFTKSLQNTDPHSMEYVERLKDETEIYNLIVRGQAYIESIVADKQQSNQLARVVLRRLEHIYYKPNQLIKANEEEAWKNIKPSTQTPSEVIESLTQFLQSNKVFAKQALLYSIYYYAVNGDYNKAKELFLSAHFNLSDSALQVSYNRALVQLGLSAFRSGAIEESHKILNEMVNSQRSKELLGQGFNSKFPNQATVVEKQRLLPFHQHINLELLECVYMTCSLLIEIPALASNKDPKRRNASLKSFKSKLEFHDRQYFTGPPESIKDHIVHASIALQKGDWSKAYNLLSSIKIWHLFPDHDNLLAMMKNQLQIEGLRTYIFTYKAVYSKLSISKLSSIFGLSQENVSEVLTQMIEKSDINGEVSGDYIVYTTDSQRSKLQELAIVMNDKIQLLTEKNEKTSSNGYAKKNQSQTQPQAQSKEVEENKFRYANVNTNTDEF, encoded by the coding sequence ATGTCGCGTTTCTTCGTTTCAGGCTATAATTCTGAATCCTCTTCCGAGGAGGAAGATCTTTTGAGTAGTGAAGAAGAGTTATTAACATCATCCggagaagaaaatgaagacagtgattttttcaatgatgatgacgagaGTAGTTccgatgaagaagatggcCGTCCATCGGGACCTGCATATTTCTTGAAGaaatcttttttgaaagGCGCAGGCGGTGATTCAGACTCAGATAGTGATGATGAAGGTAGAAAAGTTGTTAAGAGTGCCAAGGAAAAACTGTTGGATGATATGAAAGCATCAATCGAAGTAATCAATGTCAACAAGAGAACCAATAACTGGATTGTAGTTTTGAGtgagtttgaaaaattagGAAAGCTTATCAACAGAGCTAACCAGCAGAATTTTGGAACTCCTAAATTCTATGTTAAATTGTTGGCAAGCTTGGATGACTCAATTACTGAAACAGTTAACAATGAAAAGGATGACAAGACCATGAAGGCGGATGAGGCAAGAGCTTTCAACACTTTGAGACAGAGAGTtaagaaacaaatcaaagaaTTCCAAGTCTATTTCGATTTGTACAAGGATGTTCCAGAGAATTTCGACCAAGAGGACGAGTCTTTGGATTCTTTTGCCAAGAACCAGGAGACAAGAGAGGAAACACGTACTTTGAGCCCAATTTTCCACAACTTGAAGCTCATTAACGAGTCGAGAGGTAAAAAGAACATTGACAAGAGTGAGCAAGTGACCACATTGGAAGGTTTAATAAGCGATGAAGCAAGTGATTTTGAGCTTATTTCATTATACCAGTCTTTGTTATCTGTTAGATTTGATGCCTCTTCGAACCAATCATTTATGGCCATTCAAGATTGGAGATCGAACAAGAGAGATTTGAACAACTTGTTGGATATTTTGGTCAAATCAAAAGTCTACCAACTTAGTGAGGAAGGCCAAACCACTGATGATATCGATATTGAGCCTACTGCTAATGAAGATGGCGTCAAGGTTATTTATGGATCAGTAACATCACTCATTGACAGATTGGACGACGAATTTACCAAATCATTGCAAAACACAGACCCACATTCAATGGAGTACGTTGAGAGATTAAAAGACGAGACTGAGATTTACAACTTGATTGTTAGAGGACAAGCATACATAGAGTCAATTGTTGCTGATAAGCAACAAAGCAACCAATTAGCTAGAGTTGTATTGAGGAGATTGGAGCACATTTACTACAAACCTAACCAATTAATCAAAGCCAACGAGGAAGAAGCTTGGAAGAATATCAAGCCATCCACACAAACGCCGTCAGAAGTAATTGAGAGTTTGACtcaatttttgcaaagCAACAAAGTGTTTGCTAAGCAAGCTTTGTTATACTCAATCTACTATTACGCTGTTAATGGTGACTACAACAAGGCTAAGGAGTTGTTCTTATCGGCACACTTTAACCTTTCAGATTCTGCATTGCAAGTTTCATACAACAGAGCATTGGTTCAATTAGGTTTAAGTGCATTCAGATCTGGAGCTATTGAAGAGTCACACAAGATTCTTAATGAAATGGTTAATTCTCAAAGATCAAAAGAATTGTTGGGCCAAGGTTTCAACTCCAAATTCCCCAACCAAGCCACCGTTgttgaaaagcaaagattGTTGCCATTCCACCAACACATCAACTTGGAGCTTTTGGAATGTGTCTACATGACATGCTCATTGCTTATTGAGATCCCAGCATTGGCCTCAAACAAGGATCCTAAGCGCAGAAACGCTTCTTTGAAATCTTTCAAGAGCAAATTAGAATTTCACGATAGACAATACTTTACTGGTCCTCCAGAAAGTATAAAAGATCATATCGTGCATGCCTCCATTGCTTTGCAAAAAGGTGACTGGTCCAAGGCATACAACCTCTTGTCCTCGATCAAAATTTGGCACCTTTTCCCAGATCACGACAATTTATTGGCTATGATGAAGAACCAATTACAAATTGAAGGTTTGAGAACATATATTTTCACTTACAAAGCTGTATATTCGAAGTTATCAATCTCCAAGTTGAGTTCtatttttggtttgctGCAGGAAAATGTCTCTGAAGTTTTGACTCAAATGATTGAAAAACTGGACATCAATGGTGAAGTTAGCGGTGACTATATTGTCTATACTACTGACTCACAAAGATCCAAATTGCAAGAGTTGGCTATTGTTATGAACGATAAGATCCAATTGTTGActgaaaagaatgaaaagacTTCTTCGAACGGATACGCTAAGAAGAATCAATCACAGACACAGCCGCAAGCTCAAAGCAAGGAGGTTGAAGAGAACAAGTTTAGATATGCAAATGTCAACACAAACACTGATGAGTTttaa
- the PWP1 gene encoding rRNA-processing protein (BUSCO:EOG09261DW8) — translation MISSSTWVPRGFASEFPEKYELDDEEMARINEMANLEISDAKEEVEEAQKSSLKDQLEIDDDLKEYNLETYDDETEDLGAGESISMFPGLASTDAKMHETGEGEDGETDVYLSLPTEIDEQEEKKENQIYPTDNLVLATRTEDDISWLDIYIYDDGAGAPAGAEEEEEDKMDADVAKGLVRDSALYVHHDIMLPAFPLCVEWVNYKKGGDDDNGSNIGNFAAVGTFDPQIELWDLDYVDKAFPDVILGEMETNKSKKKKKKSKSKEHVLTHHTDAVLSLTHNKIHRSILASTSADTTVKLWDLNTATAARSLDKIHNGKTVSSSQWHPTEATVLLTGGYDGMAALTDVRISDDAQMSKTYSVNGEDVENVTWSSNPEIFYVGTDKGNVYCFDAKNDGKPLWTLHAHDAGISSLDINKYVPGMLVTSAMGEKTVKLWKAPESSQGGPSMVLSRDFGLGNVLTTSYAPDIEVAGNLVVGGVTGGLKMWDTFSNRSVKNVFREELHSLQKRARDEAKAAGRASRIARKYKNDVNDVILEVDGSKDDSESEDEDANIADN, via the coding sequence ATGATATCGTCGTCTACATGGGTACCTAGAGGCTTTGCTTCTGAGTTTCCTGAAAAATATGAATtggatgatgaagaaatggCCAGAATCAATGAGATGGCGAATCTCGAAATCTCCGACGCAAAGGAAGAAGTCGAAGAAGCACAAAAATCTTCATTAAAGGACCAATTGGAAATCGATGATGACTTGAAGGAGTACAATTTGGAAACTTATGACGATGAAACTGAAGATCTTGGAGCCGGTGAAAGTATTTCGATGTTTCCAGGATTGGCAAGTACCGATGCTAAAATGCACGAAACCGGTGAAGGTGAAGATGGGGAAACAGACGTTTATTTAAGTCTTCCAACGGAGATTGATgagcaagaagaaaaaaaggagaaccAAATTTACCCTACAGATAACTTAGTGCTAGCCACTAGAACAGAAGATGACATCTCTTGGTTGGATATCTATATCTATGATGATGGTGCCGGTGCACCCGCaggtgcagaagaagaagaggaggataAGATGGATGCAGATGTTGCAAAGGGTTTAGTAAGAGATTCGGCATTATATGTTCACCATGACATCATGTTACCTGCATTTCCATTATGTGTTGAGTGGGTGAATTACAAGAAAGGTGGTGACGATGATAATGGATCCAACATTGGAAATTTTGCCGCAGTAGGAACCTTTGACCCACAGATTGAGTTGTGGGATTTAGACTATGTCGACAAAGCATTCCCGGATGTTATTTTGGGAGAGATGGAGACAAACAagtcaaagaagaagaaaaagaaaagcaagtCAAAGGAACATGTTTTGACACATCACACAGATGCCGTTTTATCGCTAACCCACAATAAGATCCATAGATCGATCTTGGCATCGACATCTGCAGACACCACAGTTAAGCTTTGGGACCTTAATACCGCTACAGCCGCACGTTCCCTCGACAAAATCCACAATGGAAAAACCGTATCGTCTTCTCAGTGGCATCCTACAGAAGCTACCGTGTTATTGACAGGTGGTTATGACGGTATGGCAGCATTAACTGATGTGAGGATATCAGACGATGCGCAAATGTCGAAAACTTACTCTGTTAACGGTGAAGATGTTGAAAACGTTACTTGGAGTAGTAATCCGGAAATATTCTATGTTGGTACCGATAAAGGAAATGTCTATTGTTTCGATGCAAAGAATGATGGAAAACCTTTGTGGACATTGCATGCTCACGACGCAGGAATTTCATCACTTGACATAAACAAGTATGTGCCTGGGATGTTGGTGACGAGTGCAATGGGTGAAAAAACGGTGAAGCTTTGGAAGGCGCCAGAATCCTCTCAAGGCGGTCCATCCATGGTGTTGTCTAGAGATTTTGGATTGGGCAATGTGTTGACAACGTCGTACGCCCCCGATATTGAAGTTGCAGGCAATCTCGTTGTTGGAGGTGTTACCGGTGGATTGAAGATGTGGGATACCTTTTCAAATAGATCTGTCAAGAACGTGTTTAGAGAGGAATTGCACAGCTTGCAGAAGCGTGCAAGAGACGAGGCTAAAGCAGCGGGACGCGCTTCAAGAATTGCTAGAAAATACAAGAATGACGTCAATGATGTTATCCTTGAAGTCGACGGATCAAAAGATGACTCGGAGTcggaagatgaagatgcaaATATTGCTGATAATTAG
- the SPS19_2 gene encoding peroxisomal 2 4-dienoyl-CoA reductase sps19 has protein sequence MPNTLTDAYVKNSVWKPYIYKDKVVFVTGGAGTICRVQTEALVLLGANAAIIGRNVEKTEAAAKEIAQIRPGAKVIGLGNVDVRKVHDLKAAVDKTVAELGKIDYVIAGAAGNFLADFNHLSSNAFKTVIDIDLLGSFNTVKACFEELRKNKGAVIFVSATLHYYGIPFQSHVGAAKAGVDALMNALAVELGPIGVRLNCIAPGLIGNTEGGARLNPPTEVPLDQKVPIGRIGTTTDVADTTVYLFSPAASYITGTVTVVDGGLWQIGGFLGELYPSVVKQQLEDPEVKL, from the coding sequence ATGCCAAATACACTTACTGATGCTTACGTGAAGAATTCGGTTTGGAAACCATATATTTACAAAGATAAAGTTGTATTTGTTACAGGAGGCGCAGGTACAATCTGTAGAGTGCAGACAGAAGCATTGGTCCTTCTTGGTGCAAATGCAGCCATCATCGGAAGAAATGTCGAAAAAACAGAGGCAGCAGCAAAGGAGATTGCACAAATACGCCCAGGAGCTAAAGTGATTGGTTTGGGAAATGTCGATGTGCGTAAAGTACACGATTTGAAAGCAGCGGTTGACAAAACAGTTGCAGAGTTGGGCAAGATCGACTACGTGATTGCTGGTGCCGCTGGTAACTTTTTAGCTGATTTCAACCATTTGTCGTCAAACGCGTTCAAGACAGTTATCGACATTGATTTGCTCGGTTCTTTCAACACCGTAAAGGCATGTTTTGAAGAGTTGCGAAAGAATAAAGGTGCTGTAATTTTTGTCAGTGCCACCTTGCATTATTATGGTATTCCTTTCCAATCCCATGTTGGAGCTGCTAAAGCAGGTGTGGATGCATTGATGAATGCATTAGCCGTCGAGTTGGGCCCAATTGGGGTCAGGCTCAACTGTATTGCTCCTGGCTTAATAGGCAATACCGAAGGTGGCGCAAGATTGAACCCACCCACCGAAGTGCCATTGGATCAAAAAGTACCCATTGGTAGAATTGGTACCACTACTGATGTTGCTGATACTACTGTGTATTTATTCTCGCCAGCGGCCTCGTACATTACAGGTACTGTGACTGTTGTGGATGGTGGATTATGGCAAATTGGTGGATTCTTGGGTGAATTGTACCCATCTGTTGTTAAGCAACAGCTAGAAGACCCTGAAGTTAAATTATAA
- the NMT1 gene encoding glycylpeptide N-tetradecanoyltransferase (BUSCO:EOG09261SS1), with translation MSDPNKKSIEDLLKMLALGESLTPSQEKQMKDYKFWKTQPVPSLDETITKEGPIDVLKTPEDVPSEPLPLIKEFEWCNIDIQNNEQLDELYKLLYDNYVEDTDATFRFKYSHEFFKWALMPPNWQQDWHTGVRVKETGKLVAFIAATPVTIKLNKSGTVIDCVEINFLCIHKKLRNKRLAPIMIKEITRRVNKQNIWQALYTGGSILPTPLATCRYQHRPINWSKLHDVGFSHLPANQTKAGMLAHYALPNKTNIQGLREMEEKDVKDVLKLLTEYQERFDIVQLFTEEEFKHWLLGNADANANNANNAKTKTNSSGDKLNSNVIKTYVVENSEGKITDFFSYYLLPFTVLENTHHDELGIAYLFYYATDAEGDRYKPRLNELINDALITSKQYNVDVFNCLTSQDNTYFLKNCKFGSGDGFLNYYLFNYKTFPMSGGIDKQTKSVIDDETSGVGVVLL, from the coding sequence ATGTCCGATCCTAATAAAAAGTCCATTGAGGACCTTTTGAAGATGTTGGCTCTAGGCGAGAGCTTGACCCCTTCTcaagagaaacaaatgaaagactataaattttggaaaactcAACCAGTCCCATCTTTGGACGAGACAATCACGAAGGAGGGTCCTATCGATGTCTTGAAAACTCCCGAAGACGTGCCAAGCGAGCCATTACCACTAATCAAGGAATTCGAGTGGTGCAATATTGATATCCAAAATAATGAGCAGTTGGATGAGTTGTACAAGCTATTATACGATAACTACGTTGAGGACACCGATGCAACTTTTAGATTCAAGTATAGCCATGAATTCTTCAAATGGGCATTGATGCCACCTAACTGGCAGCAGGATTGGCACACTGGTGTCAGAGTTAAGGAGACAGGCAAGTTGGTGGCTTTTATAGCTGCCACTCCGGTGACTATCAAGTTGAATAAGTCGGGCACTGTTATTGATTGTGTCGAGATCAATTTCTTGTGTATACACAAGAAGCTCAGAAACAAGAGACTTGCGCCAATAATGATCAAGGAGATTACCAGAAGAGTTAACAAGCAAAACATCTGGCAGGCTTTGTACACCGGTGGCTCAATCTTGCCCACTCCATTGGCCACGTGTCGATATCAACATAGGCCAATCAATTGGTCCAAGCTTCACGATGTGGGATTCAGTCATCTCCCAGCAAATCAGACCAAAGCTGGTATGTTGGCTCATTATGCCTTACCCAACAAGACAAATATCCAAGGGTTACGAGAGATGGAGGAGAAGGATGTTAAAGATgtgttgaaattgttgactGAGTACCAAGAAAGATTTGATATCGTACAGCTTTTTACTGAAGAAGAGTTCAAACATTGGTTATTGGGCAACGCCGATGCCAACGCCAACAACGCCAACAACGCCAAGACCAAGACCAACAGTTCCGGTGATAAATTAAACTCCAATGTGATCAAAACATATGTGGTGGAGAATTCCGAGGGAAAAATCACCGATTTCTTCTCATACTATTTATTACCATTCACAGTGTTGGAAAATACTCATCATGACGAGTTGGGGATTGCCTACTTATTTTACTATGCAACTGATGCCGAGGGAGATAGGTACAAGCCAAGACTTAATGAGCTCATCAATGATGCATTAATTACCTCAAAGCAATACAATGTTGATGTGTTTAACTGTTTAACGTCGCAAGATAACACGTACTTTTTGAAGAATTGTAAATTCGGAAGTGGGGATGGTTTTTTGAATTATTACTTGTTCAACTACAAGACATTTCCAATGAGTGGTGGTATTGATAAACAAACCAAGCTGGtcattgatgatgaaacaAGTGGTGTAGGAGTAGTTTTGTTGTAA